One window from the genome of Fulvivirga lutea encodes:
- a CDS encoding gliding motility-associated C-terminal domain-containing protein — translation MIKLLFKSINLLHSKVLLVATLLLFIALGDSYAQCPVNSITVTPTPVTCNGFNDGQMTIVVDNPNGYAGNYTYRITDFINGGDIDSAPTTASSFTFTGLIPSTYTARVINLDAPCTSLILFDFRTVTEPDELLISVDDITPACTAGTGEIQISTTGGNGGNSFAWTGPTAIGDTDNPTGLDAGVYEVTVTDSEGCQAIESNIVVSVASVPDASGTPPLSCDGTIGLVGSVPLSTETGEWSVVAGSGVIASPNSPNTTATGLSVGTNTFRWTITDDNMVCPGVFDDVDVVWNNLQLTPTADVALDCNGDSDASGTFTASGGTAPYGFTIDSNTATATTSTTATTLDFTGGSVGEVTVTVTDADGCTDQATITITEPAVLVLTPTADVALDCNGDSDAAGTFTASGGTAPYGFTIDSNTATATTSTTATTLDFTGGSVGEVTVTVTDANGCTDQATITITEPATATTLTPTADVVLDCAGDADATGTFTASGGTAPYGFTIDSNTATATTSTTATTLDFTGGSAGEVTVTVTDANGCTDQATITITAPPSLVLTPTADVALDCNGDSDAAGTFTASGGTAPYGFTIDSNTATATTSTTATTLDFTGGSVGEVTVTVTDANGCTDQATITITEPAVLVLTPTADVALDCNGDSDAAGTFTASGGTAPYGFTIDSNTATATTSTTATTLDFTGGSVGEVTVTVTDANGCTDQATITITEPATATTLTPTADVVLDCAGDADATGTFTASGGTAPYGFTIDSNTATATTSTTATTLDFTGGSVGEVTVTVTDANGCTDQATITITAPPSLVLTPTADVALDCNGDSDAAGTFTASGGTAPYGFTIDSNTATATTSTTATTLDFTGGSVGEVTVTVTDANGCTDQATITITEPAVLVLTPTADVALDCNGDSDAAGTFTASGGTAPYGFTIDSNTATATTSTTATTLDFTGGSVGEVTVTVTDANGCTDQATITITEPAVLVLTPTADVALDCNGDSDAAGTFTASGGTAPYGFTIDSNTATATTSTTATTLDFTGGSVGEVTVTVTDANGCTDQATITITAPPSLVLTPTADVALDCNGDSDAAGTFTASGGTAPYGFTIDSNTATATTSTTATTLDFTGGSVGEVTVTVTDANGCTDQATITITEPAVLVLTPTADVALDCNGDSDAAGTFTASGGTAPYGFTIDSNTATATTSTTATTLDFTGGSVGEVTVTVTDANGCTDQATITITEPATATTLTPTADVVLDCAGDADATGTFTASGGTAPYGFTIDSNTATATTSTTATTLDFTGGSAGEVTVTVTDANGCTDQATITITAPPSLVLTPTADVALDCNGDSDAAGTFTASGGTAPYGFTIDSNTATATTSTTATTLDFTGGSVGEVTVTVTDANGCTDQATITITEPAVLVLTPTADVALDCNGDSDAAGTFTASGGTAPYGFTIDSNTATATTSTTATTLDFTGGSVGEVTVTVTDANGCTDQATITITEPTALVINATPNNPASCGVSTGSILLSGLTPSTNFDVNFLDDGTPDTRTGTSNVSGEFNIGGLDAGSYTNITVTDQGTGCSSNTLNGPFSLSDPGAITLSIFNQSNPSTCGGDEGSIVLVGFNASTDYELTYFDDGIQVDESITSTPGGEFTIISLNAGSYTNFVVTDVVSGCTSNTVAGPITLSDPGGETITGASGNNPTNCGLDDGEIQLTGLTASSDFSVDFEVNGAPTNEPLLTSDGAGNLIIPGLVAGSYNNFTVTGTDNCISNTLNSTVVLVDPGSVTIVIGTLSNPNSCGGTDGSIEITGLANSTAYDVNFNDDGNPISLTGEVSTPTGEIVINGLNAGSYTDIRVTESGCTSNTLNGPFDLVDPTPVTIAHVGNNDPATCGDSDGSIVINGLANNTLYDVNYNLNSNPEAPVSISSNGIGELTIPGLIAGSYSDITVTESNCTSDPLIGPFTLSDPGSVTIAINGSTNPSTCGGDEGEIVLSGLDISTLYNVTYNFNGGAEGPFGITSDAGGLLLIDGLFAGNYTDIQVEEGGCSSAPIVGPTLVDPTIPTISVDNVTQPTDCGDDGTIELSFTGVADNAAATIDFDGGSFTNVNITGGTATISAAAGAYNDLSITENGCVSVDNPAAVLTEPALPTIAAVGISPVTCGGDGSIDFTFTNVPDNTYTITYATGSFTGVNVVSNAATVVAPVGTYTDLRISVGACTSTEDSEIIITDPVPTIAVASVVDPTDCGGNGTINLTFTGVPDNTYDINYADGTFSGVVVSSNAASINAPAGTYTDLNITVATCTSVDDPDATLTDPAPTITVDTQTDATGCGTSDGEIAITINGGSGNYSFDWTGPNGFTSTSEDISGLEGGDYDVLVTDDDTGCTVSDTYTINEPLNFTVAVASTNITSCGANDGSIDLTLTGQGPNTDVDWVGPNGFVGTGVSINGLEQGDYTYTITDNDSGCSDSDVVTITEPVDFTLAVVSSDVTVCGNDDGLIDLTVTGGSGDFTFAWDGPGSFTADTEDLTNLSNQGTYTVTVTDNVSGCSASESAVISLPPGCAVDCAVFTTINEVTGATTLPTCQNPEAGSITYEIDGGSGTYAVTLIDITDNTYSRFSQDNDGDVTVSNLRAGSYYVIVEDVVSGDICDGRTTTPERIVAISTETTVTADLVGTSNVECFGESTGSIEIENLIGSTTGDYFYSINGGDWVELNALVIPNASDPNGLTEGNNLIRLGEIENDPCPQRFENILIGSNTPEIDVNFSITDLEGCDSGDGAIEVTAAGGSGGDFTFAFVISGNTVVDGQFSDTNSLSSLDAGDYDVYVRDANGCTVMETVAVSSPGQINLSQLNTSSANCSNPSAGRITMRVDFANSPPPPYIVTIVDANDPANIIYENNDGWDGDDITGLFPRSNETGLVSGDYTVIVSSETEGVCSLESNFSIIGGPIPVSFDYELQQRCLNTTKEYVNELVLTGITGELGTDYTLFVFNDQQQVVDQVPLTLTIGDEIRVTERSFLQTPDRIFRLRLSQTQTICVDPIIFDHPNSLEIPDVVAPLNVTIDNISSSFPDNTTGGFSITGVSGGVEPYEAVLEGDADGFFGLGPDEIPFDPFNNNYLLDYEGLGIGNYDLFVTDALGCEIELDIEIPRDSTVIIPNVFTPNGDGVNDTFRMINIDQGNTQLIINNRWGKTVFSSDSYGGTTEADFWSGGDTPDGIYFYKVESNGQAYTGWVEIIRGNSP, via the coding sequence ATGATAAAACTGTTATTTAAAAGTATCAACCTTTTACATTCTAAAGTTCTCTTAGTCGCAACGCTATTATTGTTTATTGCTTTAGGGGATTCATATGCTCAATGTCCAGTTAATTCCATAACCGTTACTCCAACACCTGTAACCTGTAATGGCTTCAATGATGGGCAGATGACTATTGTGGTTGATAATCCTAATGGATATGCAGGAAATTACACGTATAGAATAACTGACTTTATTAACGGTGGCGATATTGACTCTGCGCCAACAACGGCTTCATCATTTACATTCACAGGTTTAATTCCTTCTACTTATACAGCCAGAGTTATTAATTTGGATGCACCATGCACTTCACTAATACTATTTGATTTTAGAACAGTAACTGAACCTGACGAACTTTTAATTTCAGTGGATGACATCACACCTGCCTGCACAGCTGGTACTGGTGAAATACAAATATCAACTACTGGAGGAAATGGAGGTAACTCATTTGCTTGGACAGGCCCAACGGCTATTGGGGATACTGATAATCCGACAGGATTAGATGCTGGAGTCTATGAAGTTACAGTGACAGATTCTGAAGGATGTCAGGCTATTGAATCTAATATTGTTGTATCTGTGGCATCAGTTCCAGATGCATCAGGAACCCCTCCATTGAGTTGCGATGGAACCATTGGATTAGTGGGTAGTGTGCCTTTGTCAACAGAAACTGGCGAATGGTCTGTGGTAGCAGGTTCAGGTGTGATAGCAAGTCCTAATTCTCCAAATACCACTGCAACGGGCTTGTCTGTTGGAACCAATACATTTAGATGGACAATTACAGATGACAATATGGTTTGTCCAGGTGTTTTTGATGATGTTGATGTGGTCTGGAATAATTTACAATTAACTCCAACAGCGGATGTTGCATTAGATTGCAATGGAGATTCGGATGCGTCAGGAACGTTTACAGCATCCGGTGGCACGGCACCGTATGGATTTACGATAGATAGTAATACAGCGACAGCAACTACAAGTACAACAGCTACGACATTAGATTTTACCGGAGGTTCAGTAGGAGAGGTAACGGTAACAGTAACAGATGCTGATGGCTGTACTGACCAGGCAACAATAACGATAACCGAACCAGCAGTCTTGGTATTAACACCTACGGCAGATGTTGCATTAGATTGTAATGGAGATTCGGATGCAGCAGGAACATTTACAGCATCCGGTGGCACAGCACCGTATGGATTTACGATAGATAGTAATACAGCGACAGCAACTACAAGTACAACAGCTACGACATTAGATTTTACCGGAGGTTCAGTAGGAGAGGTAACGGTAACAGTAACAGATGCGAATGGCTGTACTGACCAGGCAACAATAACGATAACGGAACCGGCAACAGCAACTACACTTACACCTACAGCAGATGTTGTGTTAGATTGTGCGGGAGACGCAGATGCAACAGGAACATTTACAGCATCCGGTGGCACGGCACCGTATGGATTTACGATAGATAGTAATACAGCGACAGCAACTACAAGTACAACAGCTACGACATTAGATTTTACCGGAGGTTCAGCAGGAGAAGTAACGGTAACAGTAACAGATGCGAATGGCTGTACTGACCAGGCAACAATAACGATAACGGCACCACCATCATTAGTGTTAACTCCAACAGCAGATGTTGCATTAGATTGTAATGGAGATTCGGATGCAGCAGGAACATTTACAGCATCCGGTGGCACGGCACCGTATGGATTTACGATAGATAGTAATACAGCGACAGCAACTACAAGTACAACAGCTACGACATTAGATTTTACCGGAGGTTCAGTAGGAGAGGTAACGGTAACAGTAACAGATGCGAATGGTTGTACTGACCAGGCAACAATAACGATAACCGAACCAGCAGTCTTGGTATTAACACCTACGGCAGATGTTGCATTAGATTGTAATGGAGATTCGGATGCAGCAGGAACATTTACAGCATCCGGTGGCACAGCACCGTATGGATTTACGATAGATAGTAATACAGCTACAGCAACTACAAGTACAACAGCTACGACATTAGATTTTACCGGAGGTTCAGTAGGAGAGGTAACGGTAACAGTAACAGATGCGAATGGCTGTACTGACCAGGCAACAATAACGATAACCGAACCGGCAACAGCAACTACACTTACACCTACAGCAGATGTTGTGTTAGATTGTGCGGGAGACGCAGATGCAACAGGAACATTTACAGCATCCGGTGGCACGGCACCGTATGGATTTACGATAGATAGTAATACAGCGACAGCAACTACAAGTACAACAGCTACGACATTAGATTTTACCGGAGGTTCAGTAGGAGAAGTAACGGTAACAGTAACAGATGCGAATGGCTGTACTGACCAGGCAACAATAACGATAACGGCACCACCATCATTAGTGTTAACTCCAACAGCAGATGTTGCATTAGATTGTAATGGAGATTCGGATGCAGCAGGAACATTTACAGCATCCGGTGGCACGGCACCGTATGGATTTACGATAGATAGTAATACAGCGACAGCAACTACAAGTACAACAGCTACGACATTAGATTTTACCGGAGGTTCAGTAGGAGAGGTAACGGTAACAGTAACAGATGCGAATGGTTGTACTGACCAGGCAACAATAACGATAACCGAACCAGCAGTCTTGGTATTAACACCTACGGCAGATGTTGCATTAGATTGTAATGGAGATTCGGATGCAGCAGGAACATTTACAGCATCCGGTGGCACGGCACCGTATGGATTTACGATAGATAGTAATACAGCGACAGCAACTACAAGTACAACAGCTACGACATTAGATTTTACCGGAGGTTCAGTAGGAGAGGTAACGGTAACAGTAACAGATGCGAATGGTTGTACTGACCAGGCAACAATAACGATAACCGAACCAGCAGTCTTGGTATTAACACCTACGGCAGATGTTGCATTAGATTGTAATGGAGATTCGGATGCAGCAGGAACATTTACAGCATCCGGTGGCACAGCACCGTATGGATTTACGATAGATAGTAATACAGCGACAGCAACTACAAGTACAACAGCTACGACATTAGATTTTACCGGAGGTTCAGTAGGAGAGGTAACGGTAACAGTAACAGATGCGAATGGCTGTACTGACCAGGCAACAATAACGATAACGGCACCACCATCATTAGTGTTAACTCCAACAGCAGATGTTGCATTAGATTGTAATGGAGATTCGGATGCAGCAGGAACATTTACAGCATCCGGTGGCACGGCACCGTATGGATTTACGATAGATAGTAATACAGCTACAGCAACTACAAGTACAACAGCTACGACATTAGATTTTACCGGAGGTTCAGTAGGAGAGGTAACGGTAACAGTAACAGATGCGAATGGTTGTACTGACCAGGCAACAATAACGATAACCGAACCAGCAGTCTTGGTATTAACACCTACGGCAGATGTTGCATTAGATTGTAATGGAGATTCGGATGCAGCAGGAACATTTACAGCATCCGGTGGCACAGCACCGTATGGATTTACGATAGATAGTAATACAGCTACAGCAACTACAAGTACAACAGCTACGACATTAGATTTTACCGGAGGTTCAGTAGGAGAGGTAACGGTAACAGTAACAGATGCGAATGGCTGTACTGACCAGGCAACAATAACGATAACCGAACCGGCAACAGCAACTACACTTACACCTACAGCAGATGTTGTGTTAGATTGTGCGGGAGACGCAGATGCAACAGGAACATTTACAGCATCCGGTGGCACGGCACCGTATGGATTTACGATAGATAGTAATACAGCGACAGCAACTACAAGTACAACAGCTACGACATTAGATTTTACCGGAGGTTCAGCAGGAGAAGTAACGGTAACAGTAACAGATGCGAATGGCTGTACTGACCAGGCAACAATAACGATAACGGCACCACCATCATTAGTGTTAACTCCAACAGCAGATGTTGCATTAGATTGTAATGGAGATTCGGATGCAGCAGGAACATTTACAGCATCCGGTGGCACGGCACCGTATGGATTTACGATAGATAGTAATACAGCGACAGCAACTACAAGTACAACAGCTACGACATTAGATTTTACCGGAGGTTCAGTAGGAGAGGTAACGGTAACAGTAACAGATGCGAATGGTTGTACTGACCAGGCAACAATAACGATAACCGAACCAGCAGTCTTGGTATTAACACCTACGGCAGATGTTGCATTAGATTGTAATGGAGATTCGGATGCAGCAGGAACATTTACAGCATCCGGTGGCACAGCACCGTATGGATTTACGATAGATAGTAATACAGCGACAGCAACTACAAGTACAACAGCTACGACATTAGATTTTACCGGAGGTTCAGTAGGAGAGGTAACGGTAACAGTAACAGATGCGAATGGCTGTACTGACCAGGCAACAATAACGATAACGGAACCAACGGCATTGGTTATTAATGCAACACCAAATAACCCTGCCTCATGTGGAGTAAGTACTGGTAGTATATTATTAAGTGGATTAACTCCCTCAACCAATTTTGATGTAAATTTTCTTGATGATGGAACACCTGATACTCGTACAGGGACATCTAATGTTAGTGGTGAATTTAACATAGGAGGGCTTGACGCAGGAAGCTACACTAATATTACAGTTACTGACCAAGGAACAGGTTGCTCTTCGAATACATTAAACGGTCCATTCAGTTTGTCCGATCCTGGTGCGATTACACTATCCATTTTTAATCAAAGTAATCCATCAACTTGTGGTGGCGATGAAGGCTCCATTGTTCTTGTTGGGTTTAATGCATCAACTGATTATGAATTAACATATTTTGATGACGGAATTCAAGTAGATGAGAGTATTACAAGTACTCCTGGCGGTGAGTTTACTATCATCAGTTTAAATGCTGGAAGCTATACGAATTTTGTGGTAACAGATGTAGTTTCTGGGTGTACCTCTAATACCGTGGCAGGTCCAATTACTTTATCTGATCCAGGTGGTGAGACTATTACGGGGGCTTCTGGTAATAACCCTACTAATTGTGGTTTAGATGATGGTGAAATACAATTGACAGGACTAACAGCTTCAAGTGATTTTTCTGTTGATTTTGAAGTAAATGGAGCTCCAACTAATGAACCATTATTGACAAGTGATGGAGCAGGTAATTTAATTATTCCTGGATTAGTGGCCGGCAGTTATAATAATTTTACAGTTACAGGTACAGATAATTGTATTTCAAATACGTTGAACTCAACGGTTGTATTAGTTGATCCGGGTTCAGTTACAATAGTGATAGGAACATTATCTAATCCAAACTCATGTGGAGGAACGGATGGTTCAATAGAAATTACAGGTCTGGCAAATAGTACAGCATATGATGTAAACTTTAATGATGATGGAAATCCTATATCATTAACTGGAGAGGTTAGCACTCCTACAGGTGAAATTGTAATTAATGGCCTTAATGCAGGTTCATACACTGATATTAGAGTAACAGAAAGTGGATGTACTTCAAATACGTTGAATGGACCATTTGATTTGGTTGATCCAACGCCAGTTACCATAGCGCACGTTGGTAATAATGACCCAGCAACTTGTGGAGATTCTGACGGGAGTATTGTTATAAACGGTCTTGCTAACAATACACTATACGATGTCAATTACAATCTTAATAGTAACCCGGAGGCTCCAGTAAGTATTTCAAGTAATGGTATAGGAGAATTAACAATTCCAGGGTTAATAGCAGGTAGCTATTCTGATATTACGGTTACAGAAAGTAATTGTACTTCTGATCCATTAATCGGTCCATTCACATTGTCTGACCCTGGTTCAGTTACGATTGCCATTAATGGTTCTACCAATCCATCAACTTGTGGTGGCGATGAAGGAGAAATAGTGTTATCAGGTCTTGATATATCTACTTTGTATAATGTGACTTATAATTTTAATGGCGGTGCTGAAGGTCCATTCGGTATAACAAGTGATGCAGGTGGATTATTATTAATTGATGGTTTGTTTGCAGGAAATTATACTGATATACAAGTAGAAGAAGGAGGGTGTTCCTCTGCACCAATAGTTGGGCCAACATTAGTAGATCCTACAATACCTACAATTTCTGTAGACAATGTAACTCAACCTACAGATTGTGGAGATGATGGTACAATAGAACTTAGTTTTACAGGAGTTGCGGATAATGCAGCAGCAACTATTGACTTCGATGGTGGCTCATTTACAAATGTAAATATCACAGGCGGCACGGCTACTATTAGCGCTGCTGCCGGAGCATATAATGACCTAAGTATAACTGAAAATGGATGTGTATCTGTAGATAATCCAGCTGCTGTTTTAACAGAGCCTGCATTACCAACAATTGCCGCAGTGGGCATTTCCCCAGTAACTTGCGGTGGAGATGGATCAATTGATTTTACCTTCACAAATGTTCCGGATAATACCTATACTATAACTTATGCAACAGGTTCATTCACTGGTGTCAATGTTGTCTCAAACGCTGCTACCGTTGTAGCGCCTGTAGGGACTTACACTGATTTAAGAATTTCAGTTGGAGCTTGTACTTCAACAGAAGATTCTGAAATTATTATTACAGACCCAGTACCAACAATAGCAGTTGCTTCAGTTGTAGATCCTACAGATTGTGGAGGAAACGGAACAATTAACCTTACATTTACCGGTGTGCCTGATAATACCTATGATATCAATTATGCAGATGGCACCTTCAGTGGTGTAGTTGTTTCTTCAAATGCAGCATCTATTAATGCTCCGGCTGGCACATATACTGATTTAAATATTACGGTTGCAACTTGTACTTCAGTTGATGATCCGGATGCTACATTGACTGATCCAGCACCTACGATTACAGTAGATACTCAAACTGATGCAACAGGTTGTGGAACAAGTGATGGTGAAATAGCAATTACTATAAACGGTGGTAGCGGTAACTATTCATTTGATTGGACAGGTCCTAATGGATTTACATCGACTTCGGAGGATATAAGTGGCTTAGAAGGTGGTGATTATGATGTACTTGTCACTGATGATGACACAGGTTGTACAGTAAGCGATACATATACCATTAATGAGCCTTTAAACTTTACTGTGGCAGTGGCTTCAACCAATATTACTTCTTGTGGTGCGAATGATGGAAGTATTGATCTCACACTAACAGGACAAGGTCCGAATACTGATGTGGATTGGGTAGGGCCCAATGGATTTGTAGGTACTGGAGTTAGTATAAATGGACTAGAACAAGGAGATTATACATATACAATCACAGACAATGATAGTGGTTGCTCTGATTCAGATGTGGTTACTATTACCGAGCCGGTAGACTTTACACTTGCTGTTGTGTCATCTGATGTAACAGTATGTGGTAATGATGATGGCTTAATCGACTTGACAGTGACCGGTGGAAGTGGTGATTTTACATTCGCATGGGATGGACCAGGAAGCTTTACTGCAGACACTGAAGATTTAACTAACCTTTCTAATCAGGGGACTTACACTGTAACTGTTACTGATAATGTTAGTGGGTGTTCTGCTAGTGAATCAGCTGTCATTAGCTTACCTCCAGGGTGTGCTGTAGATTGTGCTGTATTTACTACAATTAATGAAGTAACTGGTGCTACAACATTACCAACTTGTCAAAACCCAGAAGCTGGTAGTATTACATATGAAATTGATGGTGGTAGTGGTACATATGCTGTAACCTTGATTGATATTACAGATAATACCTACTCTCGATTCAGTCAGGATAATGACGGTGATGTTACTGTAAGTAACTTAAGAGCGGGGTCATATTATGTTATAGTAGAAGATGTTGTATCTGGTGATATTTGTGATGGCCGCACTACCACACCTGAACGAATAGTTGCAATTAGTACTGAAACAACTGTTACAGCAGACCTTGTTGGAACAAGTAATGTTGAATGTTTTGGTGAATCTACAGGTAGTATAGAAATTGAAAACTTGATTGGTTCTACTACAGGAGACTACTTTTATTCAATTAATGGCGGAGATTGGGTTGAATTAAATGCGCTGGTTATTCCAAATGCATCTGATCCTAATGGATTAACAGAAGGAAATAACTTAATCAGACTAGGGGAAATTGAGAATGACCCATGTCCGCAAAGATTTGAAAATATACTTATTGGTTCTAATACTCCTGAGATTGATGTGAACTTCAGTATTACAGATTTAGAGGGATGTGACTCCGGTGATGGAGCTATCGAAGTAACTGCTGCTGGCGGGTCTGGTGGAGATTTTACTTTCGCATTTGTAATAAGTGGAAATACTGTAGTCGATGGTCAGTTCAGCGATACAAATAGCCTCAGTAGTTTAGATGCGGGTGATTATGATGTTTATGTGCGAGATGCGAATGGTTGCACTGTAATGGAAACAGTAGCTGTTTCGTCTCCTGGTCAAATCAACTTATCTCAGTTAAATACGTCAAGTGCAAATTGTAGTAATCCTAGTGCAGGAAGAATTACAATGAGAGTGGATTTTGCTAATTCTCCACCACCACCATACATTGTTACAATAGTGGATGCTAACGATCCCGCCAATATTATCTATGAGAATAACGATGGCTGGGATGGTGATGATATTACAGGGCTGTTCCCGAGAAGTAATGAGACTGGTTTGGTGTCTGGTGATTATACCGTGATTGTTTCTTCAGAAACTGAAGGTGTATGTTCACTTGAAAGTAATTTCTCCATTATTGGTGGGCCAATTCCTGTTTCTTTTGATTATGAGCTTCAACAGAGATGTTTAAATACTACCAAAGAGTATGTGAATGAGTTGGTACTAACTGGTATCACTGGCGAGTTAGGTACGGATTATACTTTATTTGTATTCAATGATCAGCAGCAGGTTGTGGATCAAGTTCCTTTAACACTAACTATTGGTGATGAGATCAGAGTAACTGAGCGTTCATTCCTACAAACACCTGACAGGATTTTCAGGCTAAGGTTATCGCAAACGCAAACTATATGCGTTGATCCAATAATATTTGATCATCCTAACTCTCTTGAAATTCCTGATGTGGTTGCGCCATTAAATGTAACTATTGATAACATTTCAAGTTCATTCCCAGATAACACTACAGGTGGATTCAGTATAACTGGAGTGTCTGGTGGGGTTGAGCCTTATGAGGCCGTTCTAGAAGGGGATGCTGACGGATTCTTTGGTTTAGGTCCTGATGAAATACCATTTGATCCATTCAATAATAATTACCTGCTAGATTACGAAGGTCTAGGAATAGGTAATTATGATTTATTTGTGACAGACGCCCTTGGTTGTGAAATTGAATTAGATATTGAAATCCCTAGAGATTCTACCGTTATCATACCAAATGTATTCACGCCAAACGGAGATGGAGTTAATGATACTTTCAGAATGATTAATATCGATCAGGGTAATACGCAATTAATCATTAATAACAGATGGGGTAAAACTGTATTTTCATCAGATAGCTATGGCGGTACAACAGAAGCAGATTTCTGGTCTGGAGGAGATACTCCTGATGGAATATACTTCTATAAGGTTGAGTCAAACGGACAGGCGTATACTGGGTGGGTCGAAATAATACGGGGTAATTCTCCTTAG